Proteins encoded in a region of the Thermoleophilia bacterium genome:
- a CDS encoding FtsX-like permease family protein, with amino-acid sequence MTRLALRNLASRPLRTILTTLAILLGVAMITGTYVLTDQINNGFANIFETSFKGTAVQIEQKSSFGSLEGDAVQTMSDGLVADVLAVPGVDDVAGIYETVGAAIVDGKPVETGGAPTLLTTSTGEPFNQATLVAGGEIQRRNEVAIIKSFAEKTGLRPGDTFTVAGPAGREEVKVAGVFEWGESGSLGGTIVIAGRLQDVQRWGGEPGRVTGISVSADPGVTPEDLAQRITAALPPTLSVKTGAQAAADATAETSAAIGSFLTPVLLAFAGVSVFVGAFIIFNAFSITVAQRRREFAMIRALGASRRQVLASVVGEALTLGVLASALGIAAGLGVAKGINALFKALGADIPTAGIALEPRTILIAVLVGVGVTLLSALVPALRATRVPPVAAMQEGAALPPTRFSKSGTAIALAFTALGGGSLAYGIFSDGGTNGRLLFMGLGALLLFVAIAMLSKFAVRPASRVIGWPIERLAPISGRLARDNAGRNPSRTAATAAALMIGLAMVVFVAVFAQAMKGSFGGAISKSTRADLVAQDQTAYLTVPQSAVRHLESVPGVEAAAGVAWAQFEVKGGGIMSVNAVDPAVWPKVWGHDWRRGGSDALFGRLDAHSVILEDGSPIAAKVEAGDTITVTSQAGKKATLTVLGFYRDQMAYTGMMVSLDTFRELGVPTAAGMTLVRTDGGAETRAAVQKALGEFPTQKVQTKTEYLDGVNKQVDQILTMFYGLLAMSVIISIFGIVNTLVLSVHERTREIGMLRAIGASRRQLGQMVRYESVITAVIGGVLGTLVGIAMAYVIVTQMGGDGLVFSLPWLQLGVFLALTVVVGVVAAVLPARRAAGTRILEAIRYE; translated from the coding sequence ATGACGCGCCTCGCTCTCCGCAACCTGGCCAGCCGGCCGTTGCGTACTATCCTCACGACGCTGGCCATCCTCCTCGGCGTGGCCATGATCACGGGGACGTACGTCCTCACCGATCAGATCAACAACGGATTCGCCAACATCTTCGAGACCTCGTTCAAGGGCACGGCCGTTCAGATCGAGCAGAAGAGCTCGTTCGGCAGCCTTGAGGGCGACGCGGTGCAGACGATGAGCGACGGCCTCGTCGCCGATGTGCTTGCCGTTCCCGGCGTCGACGACGTCGCCGGCATCTACGAGACGGTGGGCGCCGCAATCGTCGACGGGAAGCCCGTCGAGACCGGCGGCGCCCCGACGTTGCTGACGACGAGCACAGGCGAGCCCTTTAACCAGGCGACGCTCGTCGCCGGCGGCGAGATCCAGAGGCGTAACGAGGTCGCGATCATCAAGAGCTTTGCCGAGAAGACCGGTCTGCGGCCCGGCGACACGTTCACCGTCGCCGGCCCGGCCGGCCGCGAAGAGGTCAAAGTCGCCGGCGTCTTCGAGTGGGGCGAGTCCGGCTCTCTGGGCGGCACCATCGTCATCGCCGGCCGCCTGCAAGACGTGCAGCGCTGGGGTGGCGAGCCCGGCAGAGTCACCGGTATCTCCGTGTCGGCCGACCCGGGCGTGACTCCCGAGGATCTCGCGCAGCGCATCACGGCGGCTCTGCCGCCGACGCTGAGCGTCAAGACCGGCGCGCAGGCGGCAGCCGACGCGACCGCCGAGACGTCTGCCGCCATCGGCTCGTTCCTCACGCCGGTGCTCCTGGCGTTCGCCGGCGTCTCCGTCTTCGTCGGCGCTTTCATCATCTTCAACGCGTTCAGCATCACCGTCGCTCAGCGGCGCCGCGAGTTCGCGATGATTCGCGCTCTCGGCGCCAGCCGCCGGCAGGTGCTCGCCTCCGTCGTTGGCGAGGCGCTCACGCTCGGCGTGCTGGCCTCGGCCCTCGGTATCGCTGCCGGTCTCGGGGTCGCCAAGGGCATCAACGCGCTCTTCAAGGCGCTCGGGGCCGACATCCCGACGGCGGGCATCGCTCTCGAACCGCGCACGATCCTCATCGCCGTGCTGGTGGGCGTCGGCGTAACACTGCTCTCGGCGCTGGTCCCGGCTCTGCGCGCGACGCGCGTGCCGCCGGTGGCAGCCATGCAGGAGGGGGCAGCGCTGCCGCCGACGCGCTTCAGCAAGTCTGGCACCGCCATTGCTCTGGCCTTCACGGCCCTCGGCGGCGGCTCGCTGGCGTACGGCATCTTCAGTGACGGCGGGACCAACGGCCGGCTGCTCTTCATGGGTCTCGGCGCCCTGCTGCTGTTCGTCGCTATCGCCATGCTGTCCAAGTTCGCGGTGCGGCCGGCGAGCCGGGTCATTGGCTGGCCGATCGAGCGTCTCGCTCCGATCAGCGGCCGCCTGGCTCGTGACAACGCCGGCCGCAACCCGAGCCGCACCGCCGCCACGGCGGCCGCGCTCATGATCGGCCTCGCCATGGTCGTCTTCGTCGCTGTGTTCGCCCAGGCGATGAAGGGCTCGTTCGGCGGCGCGATCAGCAAATCCACACGCGCCGATCTCGTCGCCCAGGATCAGACTGCGTACCTCACTGTGCCACAGTCGGCGGTGCGCCACCTCGAGAGTGTGCCCGGAGTCGAAGCCGCGGCAGGCGTCGCCTGGGCTCAGTTCGAGGTCAAGGGTGGCGGCATCATGTCGGTCAACGCCGTGGACCCCGCGGTCTGGCCCAAGGTCTGGGGCCACGATTGGCGGCGCGGCGGCAGCGACGCCCTGTTTGGCCGGCTCGACGCGCACAGTGTGATTCTCGAGGACGGCTCGCCGATCGCGGCCAAGGTCGAGGCCGGCGACACGATCACCGTCACCAGCCAGGCCGGCAAGAAGGCCACGCTCACCGTGCTCGGCTTCTACCGCGATCAGATGGCCTACACCGGCATGATGGTCAGCCTCGACACGTTCCGGGAACTGGGCGTCCCGACCGCGGCCGGCATGACGCTGGTGCGTACCGATGGCGGCGCGGAGACGCGGGCCGCCGTCCAGAAGGCTCTGGGAGAGTTCCCCACGCAGAAGGTCCAGACCAAGACCGAATACCTCGACGGCGTCAACAAGCAGGTCGATCAGATTCTGACGATGTTCTACGGTCTTCTGGCGATGAGCGTGATCATCTCGATCTTCGGCATCGTCAACACACTGGTCCTGAGCGTCCACGAGCGCACGCGTGAGATCGGTATGCTGCGTGCCATCGGCGCCAGCAGGCGGCAACTCGGCCAGATGGTGCGCTACGAGAGCGTGATCACCGCCGTGATCGGCGGGGTGCTCGGCACGCTGGTCGGTATCGCGATGGCCTACGTGATCGTCACGCAGATGGGCGGCGACGGCCTCGTGTTCAGCCTGCCGTGGCTGCAGTTGGGCGTGTTCTTGGCGCTCACCGTGGTCGTCGGCGTGGTTGCGGCGGTCCTCCCGGCGCGTCGTGCCGCCGGCACACGGATTCTGGAGGCTATTCGCTACGAGTGA
- the caiB gene encoding L-carnitine CoA-transferase, with amino-acid sequence MTREADVPRFGSLEGLRVVYAGSMIAGPFAAQVMADQGADVIWIENARNPDGLRVRLAIEQDRRNQRTLCLNLTSEPGRKILAMLLKDADIFLESSRGGQFARWGLSDELLWEWNAALTIVHISGYGQDGHPDYIGRASYDSVAQAFSCYLHQNGYPDRPPVPAYPFAGDYLTALFAWGAAMSAVYRAQRTGIGESIDVAQFEALLRVQAYNVLDYLNHGVKKQRFGSTMADWVCDGVFTCAGDGYVYVTTWGAPVYKALIEFLGFEYGSDDFPVGTIMLTWDSEAGPKLHQALADYCLAHDAQTVDATLNRVGVPCSVVMDYEMAATHPHYAARDILTEWPTVRGDTFKGVNVVPKQKRRPGQIWRGAPSIGMDNEDILADLGLSDEEIRQLYQEGVLRKATHTQGEGPSE; translated from the coding sequence ATGACGAGAGAGGCTGACGTCCCGCGGTTCGGGTCGCTGGAAGGACTGCGCGTCGTGTATGCAGGCAGCATGATCGCCGGCCCCTTCGCCGCCCAGGTCATGGCCGACCAAGGCGCCGATGTGATCTGGATCGAGAACGCGCGCAATCCCGACGGCCTGCGCGTAAGGCTGGCGATCGAGCAGGATCGGCGCAATCAGCGCACGCTCTGCCTCAACCTGACCAGCGAGCCGGGGCGCAAGATCCTCGCCATGCTCCTCAAGGATGCGGACATCTTTCTGGAGTCCTCACGCGGCGGTCAGTTCGCGCGCTGGGGCCTCAGCGACGAGCTCCTCTGGGAGTGGAACGCGGCGCTCACGATCGTGCACATCTCGGGCTACGGTCAGGACGGCCACCCCGATTACATCGGGCGAGCGTCGTACGACTCGGTCGCCCAGGCCTTCAGCTGCTACCTGCATCAGAACGGCTACCCGGACCGACCGCCGGTCCCCGCCTACCCGTTCGCGGGCGACTACCTCACAGCGCTGTTCGCCTGGGGCGCGGCCATGTCGGCCGTCTACCGCGCCCAGCGCACGGGTATCGGCGAGAGCATCGACGTAGCTCAGTTCGAGGCGCTCCTGCGCGTGCAGGCCTACAACGTGCTCGACTACCTCAACCACGGCGTCAAGAAGCAGCGTTTCGGCTCCACAATGGCGGATTGGGTCTGCGACGGCGTCTTCACCTGCGCCGGCGACGGCTACGTCTACGTGACCACATGGGGAGCGCCGGTCTACAAGGCGCTGATCGAGTTCCTGGGCTTCGAGTACGGCTCCGACGACTTCCCCGTGGGTACGATCATGCTCACCTGGGACTCCGAAGCCGGTCCCAAGCTGCACCAGGCGCTTGCCGACTACTGCCTCGCGCACGACGCCCAGACCGTCGACGCCACGCTGAACCGCGTCGGCGTGCCGTGCAGTGTCGTCATGGACTACGAGATGGCGGCAACTCATCCCCACTACGCCGCCCGTGACATCCTCACGGAGTGGCCGACGGTCCGCGGTGACACGTTCAAGGGCGTCAACGTCGTGCCCAAGCAGAAGCGCCGTCCCGGGCAGATCTGGCGCGGCGCGCCGTCGATCGGCATGGACAACGAGGACATCCTCGCCGACCTGGGGTTGAGCGACGAGGAGATCCGGCAGCTGTACCAGGAGGGCGTTCTCCGCAAGGCCACGCATACGCAGGGCGAGGGGCCGAGCGAATAA
- a CDS encoding electron transfer flavoprotein subunit alpha/FixB family protein: protein MATIWVYGEIAKGRATPATLECLTKARTLAGDVAAVVLAPDAGDAVTDLADYGAQTVYLGEDPVFTACLAQPATHVLARLIEQHRPAMVLFPSSYDTRDIAGRLQVRLGVALTSNATDVLSLTQVRCEPCGATKIVEVELRGEEPRLVLVRPKSLPAMPCGGSATVVPVAVDVPDELRRARRVATHEDTVAGVRLDEASVVVSGGRGMKEAGNFALLEELAAAIGDAAVGASRAAVDAGWRPLSSQVGQTGTTVKPEVYIAAGISGAFQHQVGMRNSKRIVAINKDPEAAIFQICDLGIVGDLFTVVPALTQEIVRRR from the coding sequence ATGGCGACGATCTGGGTCTACGGTGAGATCGCGAAGGGCCGCGCGACGCCGGCAACGCTCGAATGCTTGACGAAAGCCCGGACGCTGGCCGGCGACGTCGCTGCCGTCGTCCTGGCGCCCGATGCCGGCGACGCCGTGACCGATCTCGCCGACTACGGCGCCCAGACGGTCTACTTGGGCGAGGACCCTGTCTTCACCGCCTGCCTCGCCCAGCCGGCGACGCACGTGCTGGCCAGGCTCATCGAACAGCACCGCCCGGCGATGGTCCTCTTCCCCTCCTCATACGACACGCGTGACATCGCCGGCCGGCTGCAAGTGCGACTGGGCGTCGCGCTGACGAGCAACGCCACCGACGTCCTCTCGTTGACGCAGGTTCGCTGCGAGCCCTGCGGCGCCACCAAGATCGTGGAGGTCGAGCTGCGCGGTGAGGAGCCGAGGCTCGTCCTCGTGCGTCCCAAGTCGCTGCCGGCCATGCCCTGCGGCGGCAGCGCCACGGTGGTACCAGTCGCCGTCGACGTACCCGACGAGCTTCGCCGCGCCCGTCGTGTGGCGACGCATGAGGACACCGTCGCTGGCGTCAGGCTGGACGAGGCATCCGTGGTCGTCTCCGGCGGTCGGGGCATGAAGGAGGCCGGCAACTTCGCTCTGCTCGAGGAACTCGCGGCGGCGATCGGCGACGCCGCCGTGGGCGCCAGCCGCGCCGCCGTCGACGCCGGCTGGCGGCCGTTGAGCAGCCAGGTCGGACAGACGGGCACAACGGTCAAGCCCGAGGTCTACATCGCCGCCGGCATCAGCGGCGCCTTCCAGCATCAAGTTGGGATGAGGAACTCCAAGCGTATCGTCGCCATCAACAAGGATCCCGAGGCGGCGATCTTCCAGATTTGCGATCTGGGCATCGTCGGCGACCTCTTCACCGTCGTCCCGGCGCTCACACAGGAGATCGTGAGGCGGCGATGA
- a CDS encoding electron transfer flavoprotein subunit beta/FixA family protein, producing the protein MDVVVLAKYVPNPQGVPDLGPDGLVVREGVEGGLDPTDEFGVEAGLRLVEAQGGELTVVSMGPELALAAVRRALAMGAHTGVLVSDERLRGADVLATARALAAAVRRRPFDLVIAGTESTDGGAGTLPVALAECLGVPSVTFVRRLDVNDGVIRAERQTEAGHDEIECPLPAVVTVTSGANEPRYPTMKGIMQSRQKPIERLAVADLGLEQAETTWSQEVIAVAEAPARSGGLVIPWDDEAAGRLWEFLAEAKVV; encoded by the coding sequence ATGGATGTTGTCGTCCTGGCCAAGTACGTACCGAATCCTCAGGGTGTGCCCGACCTGGGACCCGACGGGCTCGTCGTCAGGGAGGGAGTCGAGGGCGGCCTCGACCCCACGGACGAGTTTGGCGTCGAGGCCGGCCTGCGTCTCGTCGAAGCACAAGGCGGCGAACTCACCGTCGTATCGATGGGACCCGAGCTCGCGCTGGCCGCGGTACGGCGGGCACTGGCGATGGGCGCGCACACCGGTGTGCTCGTGAGCGACGAGCGCCTGCGCGGCGCCGACGTGCTCGCAACGGCGAGGGCGCTGGCCGCCGCCGTCCGGCGGCGACCCTTCGACCTCGTGATCGCGGGGACCGAGTCCACCGACGGCGGCGCCGGGACGTTGCCCGTTGCCTTGGCCGAATGCCTCGGCGTGCCCAGCGTGACCTTCGTCCGGCGTCTCGATGTCAACGACGGCGTCATCCGAGCGGAACGACAGACGGAGGCGGGCCACGACGAGATCGAATGCCCGCTGCCCGCCGTCGTCACCGTCACGTCGGGCGCCAACGAGCCACGCTACCCAACCATGAAGGGCATCATGCAGAGCCGACAGAAGCCGATCGAGCGGTTGGCCGTCGCCGATCTGGGACTTGAGCAAGCAGAGACGACGTGGAGCCAGGAGGTCATCGCAGTCGCCGAGGCGCCCGCACGATCCGGCGGCCTCGTGATCCCGTGGGACGACGAGGCCGCAGGACGCCTCTGGGAGTTCCTCGCCGAAGCGAAGGTGGTCTGA
- a CDS encoding heterodisulfide reductase-related iron-sulfur binding cluster, translating into MNDTREIYWNLGHWVVLPMYALAALAAGILIVGFARRLRVWRLGQPEARSDQPASRLGHFLNAALAQARVLRVRNGGVQHAFFFWSFGLLFVATLLIMAQVDLLEPVFDVTILVGAFYRGFSLVTDIAGLVALLALLALAIRRFVLRPEGLITAADDYLIHGLLIAILLTGFVIEGSRMAVTEVAVNDTLAHWSPIGLLIAYALDPLGDAKLVSLHRALWWLHFGLVAAFIAAVPFTKLRHLFTTPINNLLRSTKPKGLVTTLDLEDETTEQFGAARVADLRWKDIFDSDACTACKRCQDRCPAWSTGKPLSPMKLVQAIGDVAVAGPQAELAQAISADAVWACTTCRACEEICPAEIEHVEKVVALRRNLVLMEGAFAGEEVERAARSTEMSGNPLGLPGNRRSDWAAGLDVSLVSDGEPFDVLYFAGCYASFDPRNQRVARAFVTICRAAGVRVGVLGGEERCCGEPMRKLGNEYLYQMLATENVASIARSGATRVVVTCPHCYATLDRDYRELGLRVDVEHHATFIRRLLASGELQLAPAPLSATYHDSCYLGRTMDVFDAPREVISAAGIRIAEMPRHGRESFCCGGGGGRVLADERLGTRISHARVAEAQATGATALVSNCPFCLTMFEDAAGSLDLARTLRPRDLAEVVAERLTSPATASMPDDHAI; encoded by the coding sequence GTGAACGATACGCGCGAGATCTACTGGAACCTCGGCCACTGGGTCGTCCTTCCCATGTACGCGCTGGCCGCGCTGGCGGCGGGGATACTCATCGTCGGCTTCGCCCGTCGCCTGCGTGTCTGGCGGCTCGGCCAACCGGAGGCGCGCAGCGACCAGCCCGCGTCACGACTCGGCCACTTCTTGAACGCTGCGCTGGCGCAGGCCAGGGTTCTCCGGGTGAGGAACGGCGGCGTCCAGCATGCCTTTTTCTTCTGGAGTTTCGGGCTGCTCTTCGTCGCCACCCTGCTGATCATGGCGCAGGTCGACCTCCTCGAGCCGGTCTTCGACGTGACGATTCTCGTCGGCGCCTTCTACAGGGGATTCTCACTCGTCACAGATATCGCCGGCCTGGTCGCGCTCCTCGCCCTGCTGGCGCTCGCAATCCGGCGCTTCGTCCTACGACCCGAAGGCCTGATCACCGCGGCCGACGATTACCTGATCCACGGCCTCCTCATCGCGATTCTCCTCACAGGCTTCGTCATCGAGGGCAGCCGTATGGCGGTTACCGAGGTTGCAGTTAACGACACCCTGGCGCACTGGTCGCCGATCGGACTGCTCATCGCGTACGCGCTGGATCCCTTGGGCGATGCGAAGCTCGTCTCGCTGCACCGCGCTCTCTGGTGGCTGCACTTCGGCTTGGTCGCCGCGTTCATTGCCGCCGTTCCCTTCACCAAGCTCCGCCATCTGTTTACGACGCCGATCAACAACCTGCTGCGATCCACCAAGCCCAAGGGTCTCGTGACGACGCTCGATCTGGAGGACGAGACGACCGAGCAGTTCGGCGCGGCGCGCGTGGCCGACTTGCGCTGGAAGGACATCTTCGACAGCGACGCCTGCACGGCGTGCAAACGCTGTCAGGATCGTTGCCCCGCCTGGAGCACCGGCAAGCCGCTGTCGCCCATGAAACTCGTGCAAGCGATCGGCGACGTCGCCGTCGCAGGGCCGCAGGCGGAGCTGGCGCAGGCCATCTCCGCCGACGCCGTCTGGGCATGCACCACCTGCCGGGCCTGCGAAGAGATCTGCCCAGCCGAGATTGAGCATGTAGAGAAGGTCGTCGCCTTGCGACGCAACCTCGTGCTCATGGAGGGTGCGTTCGCCGGCGAAGAGGTCGAACGCGCTGCGCGCAGCACCGAGATGAGCGGCAACCCGCTCGGCCTGCCCGGCAACCGTCGTTCCGACTGGGCGGCAGGCCTCGACGTGTCGCTCGTCTCAGACGGCGAGCCCTTCGATGTTCTCTACTTCGCCGGCTGCTACGCCTCGTTCGACCCACGCAACCAGCGTGTCGCCCGGGCCTTCGTGACCATCTGCCGGGCGGCCGGCGTACGCGTCGGCGTGCTCGGCGGCGAAGAGAGGTGCTGCGGCGAGCCGATGCGCAAGCTCGGCAACGAGTACCTGTATCAGATGCTGGCGACGGAGAACGTCGCCAGCATCGCGCGCAGCGGCGCCACTCGTGTGGTCGTAACCTGCCCGCACTGCTACGCGACTCTGGATCGCGACTACCGCGAGCTCGGACTACGCGTCGACGTCGAGCACCACGCAACGTTCATCCGGCGGCTGCTCGCGAGCGGCGAACTGCAACTCGCGCCAGCGCCGCTGTCCGCCACCTACCACGACTCCTGCTACCTGGGCCGCACCATGGACGTATTCGATGCGCCACGCGAGGTCATCTCCGCCGCCGGAATCCGCATCGCCGAGATGCCCAGGCACGGTCGCGAGAGCTTCTGCTGCGGCGGTGGCGGCGGTCGCGTACTCGCCGACGAGCGGCTGGGAACCCGCATCAGCCACGCGCGGGTCGCCGAGGCTCAGGCAACAGGGGCGACGGCGCTCGTCAGCAACTGCCCGTTCTGTCTCACGATGTTCGAAGACGCCGCCGGCTCGCTAGATCTCGCCCGCACCCTGCGGCCGCGCGACCTCGCCGAGGTCGTGGCCGAACGGCTCACGTCGCCCGCGACGGCGAGCATGCCCGACGACCACGCAATCTGA
- a CDS encoding acyl-CoA dehydrogenase family protein, producing MSSEHEEMERELVALAHEFAEKEIRPVAPQYDQSEEYPWDVLHKAAEVGLTSYGLPEEYGGGGIHSLLTSCRIHEELGWGDAAIAEVIDTNSFSTGPILSMGSEEQKQRWIAPLCASKPPSWAFAITEPGCGSDAAALATHARRVDGGYVLNGSKIWISNAPIADYYTVFATVAPGTRSKGITCFVVERDDPGFTMGKPLPKMGQRAFPAAELFFDDCFIPEDRRIGAEGQGFYGVMQWFEFVRTELAATSVGIGRAALEVAVEYAKERKAFGKVISEFEAVSFRLVDAKLRLDQARMMYEHAARLADAGQTYTVEAAAAKLTGSEAAVFATHAAMQTLASYGYSREYPVEQWLRDAALEEIQDGTSDIQRLVIARSLFRS from the coding sequence ATGTCATCGGAACACGAGGAGATGGAACGGGAACTCGTGGCGCTCGCGCACGAGTTCGCGGAGAAGGAGATTCGCCCAGTCGCCCCCCAGTACGATCAGTCTGAGGAGTATCCCTGGGACGTGTTGCACAAGGCCGCCGAGGTCGGGCTGACGTCCTACGGTCTTCCGGAGGAATACGGCGGCGGCGGAATCCACAGCCTGCTGACGTCATGCCGGATTCACGAAGAGCTGGGCTGGGGCGACGCCGCCATCGCCGAGGTCATCGACACCAACAGCTTCTCCACCGGCCCAATCCTGAGCATGGGCAGCGAGGAGCAGAAGCAGCGCTGGATCGCGCCGTTGTGCGCCTCCAAACCACCGAGCTGGGCGTTCGCAATCACCGAGCCGGGCTGTGGATCCGATGCCGCCGCCCTGGCGACGCATGCGCGCCGGGTCGACGGTGGCTACGTTCTCAACGGATCGAAGATCTGGATCTCGAACGCCCCCATCGCCGACTACTACACCGTCTTTGCCACGGTCGCACCGGGCACGCGCTCGAAGGGCATCACGTGCTTCGTCGTCGAACGCGACGACCCCGGCTTCACCATGGGCAAACCCCTGCCGAAGATGGGGCAGCGAGCGTTCCCCGCCGCCGAGCTCTTCTTCGACGACTGCTTCATCCCGGAGGACCGCCGCATCGGCGCCGAGGGTCAGGGCTTCTACGGCGTGATGCAGTGGTTTGAATTCGTGCGCACCGAACTGGCGGCGACCAGCGTCGGCATCGGACGAGCGGCCCTTGAGGTCGCCGTTGAGTATGCCAAAGAGCGCAAGGCGTTCGGCAAGGTGATCAGCGAGTTCGAGGCCGTGTCGTTCCGCCTCGTAGACGCGAAGCTCCGTCTCGACCAGGCGCGCATGATGTACGAGCACGCCGCGCGCCTCGCCGACGCCGGCCAGACATACACCGTGGAGGCGGCCGCCGCGAAGCTCACGGGCTCGGAGGCCGCGGTCTTCGCCACACACGCCGCCATGCAGACGCTCGCCAGCTACGGCTACTCGCGCGAATATCCCGTCGAGCAGTGGCTGCGCGACGCCGCGCTAGAGGAGATACAGGACGGGACGAGCGACATCCAGCGGCTCGTCATCGCCCGCAGCCTCTTCCGTTCATAG
- a CDS encoding LacI family DNA-binding transcriptional regulator has translation MTRPSKPNPGSDPRTRPTIEEVARAAEVSQTTVSHVLNGKGRVDVRTRERVLAAALNLGYRPSLAARSLASGRTFTLGLSLPRVPWQSLTELIASEWYARMIACAAHRATERRYGIAVLPDLQDVHDCRSYAVDGVLVLDPSFNDSRLDLLQEAGIAHVALGRDLAHTRVPCVAPDMGGGLRALLGHVSERGARRVLMLAAPAEWSYYVEEVEAARDWAGTSKVEVSRIEVGGDARDRETLMSAVSQAAGAALCGFDPPDTIIGLLGDFGANIMLAAVACGLAVPRDVRVAQDVDTSSTQVVTPAITALDPLPYVQARAAIDLLIEVVERTCVEVMVTTPVTLRVRAST, from the coding sequence GTGACGCGACCCAGCAAGCCCAACCCGGGATCAGATCCGCGTACGCGACCGACTATCGAGGAGGTCGCACGAGCGGCAGAGGTCTCGCAGACTACCGTCTCGCATGTCCTCAACGGCAAGGGGCGAGTCGACGTGCGCACCCGTGAGCGGGTTCTTGCGGCTGCCCTCAACCTGGGGTACAGGCCGAGTCTTGCCGCGCGCAGCCTCGCCTCTGGACGAACATTCACGCTCGGCCTGTCGCTGCCTCGAGTGCCGTGGCAGTCGCTCACGGAACTGATTGCCAGCGAGTGGTACGCGCGCATGATCGCCTGTGCGGCCCACAGGGCGACCGAGCGCCGCTACGGGATCGCGGTTCTCCCCGACTTACAGGATGTCCACGACTGCCGGAGCTACGCGGTCGACGGCGTCCTCGTGCTCGACCCGAGTTTCAACGACTCGCGGCTGGATCTGTTGCAGGAGGCCGGCATCGCCCACGTGGCTCTCGGTCGCGATCTCGCTCACACTCGCGTCCCCTGCGTGGCGCCGGACATGGGGGGCGGCTTGCGTGCGCTTCTCGGTCACGTCAGCGAGAGAGGGGCGCGGCGGGTCCTCATGCTGGCCGCACCCGCGGAGTGGAGCTACTACGTCGAGGAAGTGGAGGCTGCCCGGGACTGGGCCGGCACGTCGAAGGTGGAAGTGTCGCGAATCGAGGTCGGCGGCGACGCACGCGACCGCGAGACGCTGATGAGCGCCGTCTCACAGGCCGCCGGCGCGGCGCTGTGCGGTTTCGACCCTCCAGACACCATCATCGGTCTTCTCGGCGACTTCGGTGCCAACATCATGCTGGCGGCAGTCGCCTGCGGGCTCGCCGTCCCGCGGGATGTCCGCGTGGCTCAAGACGTGGACACTTCGTCGACCCAGGTGGTGACGCCGGCCATCACGGCGCTCGATCCGTTGCCGTACGTGCAGGCGCGCGCGGCGATCGACTTGCTGATCGAAGTCGTCGAGCGTACCTGCGTGGAGGTGATGGTGACCACTCCCGTCACGCTGCGCGTGCGAGCATCCACGTAG